The proteins below come from a single Isoptericola dokdonensis DS-3 genomic window:
- a CDS encoding winged helix DNA-binding domain-containing protein yields MSVDAPAVLAARLRAHRLRDPDLPDVAAAVRHLLAVQGQELRPTLYGLDQRLSPGRRGGPALDVLADGRVLRTHVLRPTWHLVGSDDVRWLLELTGPRVGRVMASTEKSWGLGSPDAAIAVVVDLLAGGPRTRDDLAAALVDQGVLAVDAPGIVLTHLLMHAELRRLVVSGPPAGGRHTYARFDDRVPAGYGPLGSSFDRESAVLELWRRYLPGRGYATVKDLAQWSGLTLTELRAGLAVLLDAGEATEVAGTDGLAGLTLVVAADGVGPAGADAARRASTSARPAAGDAPVADLLCAYDEIVCSYGESRGVLADPRAPEPGRVGAFVHTVTIDGLRAARWRWPARVPATGDVDLDVQWQREPTPADLAAVADAAADLTVHLRGRVAG; encoded by the coding sequence ATGAGCGTCGACGCCCCCGCAGTCCTCGCCGCGCGGCTGCGCGCCCACCGGCTGCGGGACCCCGACCTGCCCGACGTCGCGGCCGCCGTCCGGCACCTGCTGGCCGTGCAGGGGCAGGAGCTCCGGCCCACGCTGTACGGGCTGGACCAGCGGCTCTCCCCGGGCCGTCGCGGCGGCCCTGCGCTCGACGTGCTCGCCGACGGCCGGGTGCTGCGCACGCACGTCCTGCGGCCCACGTGGCACCTCGTCGGGTCCGACGACGTCCGCTGGCTGCTCGAGCTCACCGGGCCCCGGGTGGGACGCGTGATGGCGTCCACCGAGAAGTCGTGGGGCCTGGGCAGCCCCGACGCGGCGATCGCCGTCGTCGTCGACCTGCTCGCCGGGGGGCCGCGCACCCGCGACGACCTCGCCGCCGCCCTGGTGGACCAGGGGGTGCTCGCCGTGGACGCGCCCGGCATCGTGCTCACCCACCTGCTCATGCATGCCGAGCTGCGCCGCCTCGTCGTCAGCGGGCCGCCGGCGGGAGGCCGCCACACGTACGCCCGGTTCGACGACCGGGTGCCGGCCGGGTACGGGCCGCTCGGGTCGTCCTTCGACCGGGAGTCCGCCGTCCTGGAGCTGTGGCGCCGCTACCTGCCCGGTCGGGGGTACGCCACCGTGAAGGACCTGGCGCAGTGGAGCGGCCTGACCCTCACCGAGCTGCGCGCGGGCCTGGCCGTGCTGCTCGACGCGGGGGAGGCGACGGAGGTCGCGGGCACGGACGGGCTCGCCGGGCTCACCCTCGTCGTGGCCGCCGACGGCGTGGGACCGGCCGGGGCTGACGCCGCACGGCGCGCGAGCACCTCCGCGCGACCTGCCGCCGGGGACGCGCCGGTCGCGGACCTGCTGTGCGCGTACGACGAGATCGTGTGCTCGTACGGTGAGTCGAGGGGAGTCCTGGCGGACCCGCGCGCCCCGGAGCCGGGTCGTGTGGGCGCGTTCGTGCACACGGTGACGATCGACGGGCTGCGGGCCGCCAGGTGGCGCTGGCCCGCGCGGGTGCCCGCCACCGGCGACGTCGACCTGGACGTGCAGTGGCAGCGGGAGCCGACGCCCGCGGACCTCGCGGCGGTCGCCGACGCGGCCGCCGACCTGACCGTTCACCTGCGAGGACGCGTGGCAGGCTAG
- a CDS encoding D-arabinono-1,4-lactone oxidase translates to MRNWAGNLTYASTNLRRPASLAELADALAGSGPVRALGSRHSFNDVADTTGVHVQVDQLDDGRPAVDLDPATGVVSVNAGLRYGEVSRALEAQGRALGNLASLPHISVAGAVATATHGSGDANRCLAGDVVGLEMMTTAGELRRVTRADHPDVFGGTVVSLGALGVVTRVELATAPTFAVRQDVALDVPWDAVLGSLDAVTGAAYSVSLFTSWDEPAVRQVWFKSRVDDGVGVRPEPVAGLAWATTEVHPLPGVDPAACTPQLGAAGPWNERLSHFRLEFTPSAGEELQSEYLLPRASAVAAIEAVRALGPRVAPLLQTSEIRTVAADDHWLSPFDEDSVALHFTWHPRGAEVAAVLPLLEEALLPLGARPHWGKLFAVDAADLGALYPRFADFRELAARFDPEGRLHGGYLRRLLR, encoded by the coding sequence ATGCGGAACTGGGCCGGCAACCTCACCTATGCCTCGACGAACCTGCGCCGACCGGCCTCGCTCGCCGAGCTGGCCGACGCGCTGGCCGGGTCGGGGCCGGTGCGGGCGCTGGGCTCGCGCCACTCCTTCAACGACGTCGCGGACACCACCGGCGTGCACGTACAGGTGGACCAGCTGGACGACGGCCGGCCCGCCGTGGACCTCGACCCGGCGACGGGCGTGGTGTCCGTCAACGCGGGCCTGCGGTACGGCGAGGTGTCGCGGGCGCTGGAGGCGCAGGGGCGGGCGCTGGGGAACCTGGCGTCGCTGCCGCACATCTCGGTCGCGGGGGCGGTGGCGACGGCGACCCACGGCTCGGGTGACGCGAACCGGTGCCTGGCCGGTGACGTCGTCGGGCTGGAGATGATGACGACCGCCGGCGAGCTGCGCCGGGTCACGCGCGCCGACCACCCGGACGTGTTCGGCGGGACGGTCGTGTCGCTCGGCGCGCTGGGTGTCGTCACGCGCGTGGAGCTGGCCACGGCGCCGACGTTCGCCGTGCGGCAGGACGTCGCGCTGGACGTGCCGTGGGACGCCGTGCTGGGCAGCCTCGACGCGGTGACGGGCGCGGCGTACTCGGTCAGCCTCTTCACGTCGTGGGACGAGCCGGCGGTCCGGCAGGTCTGGTTCAAGTCGCGGGTGGACGACGGCGTCGGGGTGCGCCCGGAGCCCGTGGCTGGCCTGGCCTGGGCGACCACGGAGGTGCACCCGCTGCCCGGTGTCGACCCGGCCGCGTGCACGCCCCAGCTCGGGGCGGCCGGGCCGTGGAACGAGCGGCTGAGCCACTTCCGGCTCGAGTTCACGCCGTCGGCCGGGGAGGAGCTGCAGTCGGAGTACCTGCTGCCCCGCGCGAGCGCGGTCGCGGCGATCGAGGCGGTGCGGGCGCTCGGGCCCCGGGTCGCCCCGCTGCTCCAGACGTCGGAGATCCGCACGGTCGCGGCCGACGACCACTGGCTGAGCCCGTTCGACGAGGACTCGGTGGCCCTCCACTTCACCTGGCACCCTCGCGGCGCGGAGGTCGCCGCCGTCCTGCCGCTGCTGGAGGAGGCGCTGCTGCCGCTCGGCGCCCGTCCGCACTGGGGCAAGCTCTTCGCCGTCGACGCGGCCGACCTGGGGGCGCTCTACCCCCGCTTCGCGGACTTCCGTGAGCTCGCCGCGAGGTTCGACCCGGAGGGCCGGCTGCACGGCGGCTACCTGCGACGACTCCTGCGGTGA
- a CDS encoding sodium-dependent transporter translates to MSAEHKAAPREQFTGQVGFILSAIGSAVGLGNIWRFPGVAYENGGGAFMVPYLIALLTAGIPILFLDYALGHRFRGGAPQAFRRVKGWLESLGWFQVMICILIAVYYAAVVAWAGSFFVYSFGLDWGDDAAAFFVGEHLQLADVGGADPWLTFDFVAAVLIPLVIVWIAVIAVLAAGVVKGVQRANVVFIPLLVVAFGILVVRSLFLEGAIDGLNVLFTPDWSALGDADVWIAAYGQIFFSLSVAFGIMITYSSYRARKANMTSPGLVVAFSNSGFELLAGIGVFSALGFLASQEGVTVADLNFQGVLLAFVTFPTIVSEMPGGAFFGALFFGSLVMAGFTSLVSILQVVSAALQEKFALSRRAATLGMGLVLGAVSVLGFSTTTGLVLLDTVDAFVNNIGIVASAVFMCVFVVWVYRKAPELRYHLNAVSTTQVGRWWYACVGVIVPVMLVVMLVQYVILRIDEPYEGYDTTYLLYAGWGSVLLLFVGAILFTLPRWRGATAFTAWPTYPPTQDPAVMKEASR, encoded by the coding sequence GTGAGTGCTGAACACAAGGCCGCCCCGCGCGAGCAGTTCACCGGACAGGTGGGATTCATCCTGTCGGCGATCGGCTCGGCCGTGGGCCTCGGCAACATCTGGCGGTTCCCCGGCGTCGCCTACGAGAACGGTGGCGGCGCCTTCATGGTGCCCTACCTGATCGCACTGCTGACCGCGGGCATCCCCATCCTCTTCCTCGACTACGCCCTCGGGCACCGCTTCCGCGGAGGCGCCCCCCAGGCCTTCCGCCGCGTCAAGGGCTGGCTCGAGTCCCTCGGCTGGTTCCAGGTGATGATCTGCATCCTCATCGCCGTCTACTACGCCGCCGTCGTCGCCTGGGCGGGGAGCTTCTTCGTCTACTCGTTCGGGCTCGACTGGGGTGACGACGCCGCCGCCTTCTTCGTCGGCGAGCACCTCCAGCTCGCGGACGTCGGCGGCGCCGACCCGTGGCTGACGTTCGACTTCGTCGCCGCCGTGCTCATCCCGCTGGTCATCGTGTGGATCGCGGTCATCGCCGTCCTCGCCGCCGGCGTGGTCAAGGGTGTCCAGCGGGCCAACGTCGTCTTCATCCCGCTGCTCGTCGTCGCGTTCGGCATCCTCGTCGTGCGCTCGCTGTTCCTCGAGGGCGCCATCGACGGGCTCAACGTCCTGTTCACGCCCGACTGGAGCGCGCTGGGCGACGCCGACGTGTGGATCGCCGCCTACGGGCAGATCTTCTTCTCGCTGTCCGTCGCGTTCGGCATCATGATCACGTACTCGTCGTACCGGGCCCGCAAGGCCAACATGACGAGCCCCGGGCTGGTCGTCGCGTTCTCCAACTCCGGCTTCGAGCTGCTCGCCGGCATCGGCGTGTTCTCCGCCCTCGGGTTCCTCGCGTCGCAGGAGGGCGTGACCGTCGCCGACCTCAACTTCCAGGGTGTCCTGCTCGCGTTCGTAACCTTCCCGACGATCGTGTCCGAGATGCCCGGCGGCGCGTTCTTCGGCGCGCTGTTCTTCGGGTCGCTCGTCATGGCGGGCTTCACCTCGCTCGTGTCGATCCTCCAGGTGGTCTCCGCGGCGCTCCAGGAGAAGTTCGCGCTCTCCCGCCGCGCCGCGACGCTCGGGATGGGCCTGGTCCTCGGGGCGGTGTCGGTCCTCGGCTTCTCCACGACCACCGGCCTCGTCCTGCTCGACACCGTCGACGCGTTCGTCAACAACATCGGCATCGTGGCGTCCGCGGTCTTCATGTGCGTGTTCGTCGTGTGGGTCTACCGCAAGGCCCCCGAGCTGCGGTACCACCTCAACGCGGTGTCGACGACGCAGGTGGGTCGCTGGTGGTACGCCTGCGTCGGCGTGATCGTCCCGGTCATGCTCGTCGTCATGCTCGTGCAGTACGTGATCCTGCGCATCGACGAGCCGTACGAGGGCTACGACACCACCTACCTGCTGTACGCGGGCTGGGGCTCGGTGCTGCTGCTCTTCGTCGGAGCCATCCTGTTCACCCTGCCGCGCTGGCGCGGGGCCACCGCGTTCACCGCCTGGCCGACGTACCCGCCGACCCAGGACCCCGCCGTCATGAAGGAGGCCTCGCGATGA
- a CDS encoding methionine/alanine import family NSS transporter small subunit: protein MSTEAVLMMIVALVIVWGGLVVSILALRARPERADYPAGGEDDHREDTEILRHDT from the coding sequence ATGAGCACCGAGGCAGTGCTGATGATGATCGTCGCCCTGGTCATCGTGTGGGGCGGGCTGGTCGTGAGCATCCTCGCCCTGCGCGCCCGCCCCGAGCGGGCCGACTATCCCGCCGGCGGCGAGGACGACCACCGCGAGGACACGGAGATCCTGCGCCACGACACGTAG
- a CDS encoding transporter substrate-binding domain-containing protein, with protein MRTRYALPLSALAVAALLTGCTTASQDLGSTSAETGAADAEAFDPAAVAEDPELAAMVPDAVAEDGVLTVGAELSYAPAEFLDADGVTPVGFDVDIAAAVAATLGLESQVESSTFDAIIPAVGTKYEVGISGFTIDAERLKVAHMISYFDAGSQFAVQTGNPEGVDTADLCGTTMGVQTGTVQQGELDELSAQCEADGAEPIEVLPYDSQADVTTNLVGGKVQGMYADSPVTAYAVEQAGGSIETLGEITDAAPYGVVVAQDDDELAAAVQAALQQLMDDGTLTQILDGWGNAEGALTTAELDPGA; from the coding sequence ATGCGCACCCGCTACGCCCTGCCGCTGTCCGCGCTCGCCGTCGCCGCCCTGCTGACCGGCTGCACCACCGCCTCGCAGGACCTCGGCTCGACCTCCGCCGAGACCGGCGCCGCCGACGCCGAGGCCTTCGACCCCGCGGCCGTCGCCGAGGACCCCGAGCTCGCCGCGATGGTGCCGGACGCCGTCGCCGAGGACGGCGTCCTCACCGTCGGTGCCGAGCTGTCGTACGCCCCCGCGGAGTTCCTCGACGCCGACGGCGTGACCCCCGTCGGGTTCGACGTCGACATCGCCGCCGCCGTCGCCGCGACGCTGGGCCTCGAGTCGCAGGTCGAGTCCTCCACGTTCGACGCGATCATCCCCGCCGTCGGCACGAAGTACGAGGTCGGCATCTCCGGCTTCACCATCGACGCGGAGCGGCTGAAGGTCGCGCACATGATCAGCTACTTCGACGCCGGCTCGCAGTTCGCCGTCCAGACCGGCAACCCGGAGGGCGTCGACACCGCCGACCTGTGCGGCACCACGATGGGCGTGCAGACCGGCACCGTGCAGCAGGGCGAGCTCGACGAGCTGTCCGCGCAGTGCGAGGCCGACGGCGCCGAGCCGATCGAGGTCCTCCCGTACGACTCGCAGGCCGACGTCACCACGAACCTCGTCGGCGGCAAGGTGCAGGGCATGTACGCCGACTCCCCGGTGACGGCCTACGCCGTCGAGCAGGCCGGCGGGTCCATCGAGACCCTCGGCGAGATCACCGACGCGGCCCCGTACGGCGTCGTCGTCGCCCAGGACGACGACGAGCTCGCCGCCGCCGTCCAGGCCGCCCTCCAGCAGCTCATGGACGACGGCACCCTCACCCAGATCCTCGACGGGTGGGGCAACGCCGAGGGCGCGCTGACCACCGCCGAGCTCGACCCGGGCGCCTGA
- a CDS encoding amino acid ABC transporter permease codes for MTADTAGRTLPEPLTARPVPRPGRWVSGAVVAVLAAMVVHALVTNPNFRWDTVWLYLRDVNVVRGVGWTLVLTFGSMAIAVVLAVLLAVMRRSDNPVMRWVSWTYIWFFRGTPIYTQLVFWGLISVLYPRLSLGVPFGPEFFVFDTRDVITAFWAALIGLALNEAAYLAEIVRAGLGSVDPGQSEAARALGMKESKILRRIVLPQAMRVIVPPTGNETISMLKTTSLVVAVPFTLELTYATSAIGTRTFQPIPLLIVAALWYLLITSVLMVGQHYLERYYGRGFDGGTSAGRGRGRGRGPAGRRGGRLGRQEAIRSAGTTHDDPFAEVTP; via the coding sequence ATGACCGCCGACACCGCGGGCCGGACCCTCCCCGAACCCCTGACCGCCCGGCCGGTGCCCCGGCCCGGCCGCTGGGTGTCGGGTGCGGTCGTCGCCGTGCTCGCCGCGATGGTGGTGCACGCGCTGGTCACGAACCCGAACTTCCGCTGGGACACCGTCTGGTTGTACCTGCGCGACGTCAACGTGGTCCGCGGTGTCGGCTGGACCCTCGTCCTCACCTTCGGGTCGATGGCGATCGCCGTCGTCCTGGCCGTCCTGCTCGCGGTGATGCGGCGCAGCGACAACCCGGTCATGCGCTGGGTGTCGTGGACGTACATCTGGTTCTTCCGCGGCACCCCCATCTACACGCAGCTCGTGTTCTGGGGCCTCATCTCGGTGCTCTACCCGCGCCTCAGCCTGGGGGTCCCGTTCGGGCCGGAGTTCTTCGTCTTCGACACCCGGGACGTCATCACCGCGTTCTGGGCCGCCCTGATCGGCCTGGCGCTCAACGAGGCCGCCTACCTCGCGGAGATCGTGCGCGCCGGCCTCGGGTCCGTCGACCCCGGCCAGTCGGAGGCGGCCCGCGCCCTCGGCATGAAGGAGAGCAAGATCCTGCGCCGCATCGTGCTGCCGCAGGCGATGCGCGTCATCGTGCCCCCCACCGGCAACGAGACGATCTCCATGCTCAAGACGACGTCGCTGGTCGTCGCCGTACCGTTCACCCTCGAGCTCACGTACGCGACCAGCGCCATCGGCACGCGCACCTTCCAGCCCATCCCGCTGCTCATCGTCGCCGCCCTGTGGTACCTGCTCATCACGTCGGTCCTCATGGTCGGCCAGCACTACCTCGAGCGGTACTACGGACGCGGGTTCGACGGCGGCACCTCCGCCGGGCGTGGACGTGGCCGCGGGCGCGGCCCGGCCGGGCGCCGCGGCGGCCGGCTCGGCCGCCAGGAGGCCATCCGGTCCGCCGGCACCACCCACGACGACCCCTTCGCGGAGGTGACCCCGTGA